The Tautonia plasticadhaerens nucleotide sequence GGCCGGGCCAATTCATTCGCGATTGCTCAAATGAAGTCCCAGAAATAAAATTCCGGTTGGCCGGTGCCGAGGCCAAGCCTCCTGGCCTCGCCCATCTTCCGAGAAACGTCGGATCACCAGGAACCGGGTCGAATCGTTGAGAAAGCACCTCCACCTGATCGGGCTCGTCGCCGCTTCGTTGCTCGCGTTGAAGGTCGTGATCCCCGTCGCGGAGCGAGAGCCCCCGGACCGGCAGGAGGATGCCCCAGGCCCCTTCACGAAACCGATGCTCATCCTGGGGCCGATGGCCCCCATGGTCGACATCCCGACGGCCGACGCCTCGAGGGCGTCCGACCTGATCCGGCGGGAGGAGTCCGTGCTCGGCGTCGAGATCAACGGGGAGGCTCGCGCGTATCCCATCGAGATGATGCGGTACTTGGAGCGGGAGATCCTGAACGACACGCTCGGCGGGGTCCCGATCGCGGTGACCTGGTGCGATCGCTGCCAGTCGGGCATCGTCTACGGCCGCGAAGTCGAAGGACGTGAGCTGACCTTCCACGTGAATGGGATGCTCTACCACGGCAACATGGTGATGGTGGATTCGGAGACGGGGACCCTCTGGAGCCAGCTCCAGGGGCTGGGCCTCGATGGCAGCCTGGCGGGGAGGCAGCTCGGCGGATTCCCCGCGGTGATCACCCCCTGGCACGCCTGGCAAGCACGACACCCCCAGACCTCCGTGCTCAACTTCGATCGAGAGCCCGAAGGCCCGTCGCCACCCCCGGAGGGCGAGATCCTCCCCCACCAGGAGCGACTCTCGCCGGGCCCATCGAAGGACTTCCTGCTGGGGATCAATCGCGGCGACGAGGGCCGGGCCTGGAAGCTGGGCGACCTGAGGCGGAACCCGGTCCTCAACGAGCTGGCCTGCGGAATCCCACTGGTGTTGATCCATGATTCGGAAAGCGACACGTTCCTCGCGTTCGACAGGAGGGTCGACGGGATCGAGCTGACGTTCCGGGGGGAGGGCGGTCGCATCGTCGACGACCAGACCGGCTCCGTCTGGGATGCCGGGTCGGGGCGTGCGGTCGACGGCCCGCGATCGGGATCGATCCTGAAGGCCGTCCGAACGACGATCACGCTCGCCTCGGCCTGGGAGAAGCTCTATCCTCCAGGCCCTCGCCCGTGAGGCCGACGCAGAAACCAGCCGGGGCCGAACCACGCCGGTGCGACCGGGCGGGCCTCCGAGGGGCCGGGTGAGGCCCGGGCCAACGGGACGGAAATTATCCACCGGCGGCGGATTTTCTCGAGTGTGCCGGATCCAAGGGACTGGATACACTGAAATTGATTCGCCGCCCGTGTGGCCGTCGATCCGAGGCGCCCGAGGGTGTATCCGTCCTCCGGGGCGCCGGGTCATCCTGGTGGTCAGCAAGCCCTGAGCCGCCGACCGGCCAACTGTCGCCGGTCGGCGGGCCGTCCCCGAGCAATGGTGCGGTACGCATCTCGGAGGCGTGATGGATCGTCCCAATCCGACTCGCGCAACGATCCGGGCGCCCTGGATCGCCGTCGTCCTCCTCCTCCTCGCCCAGGGCTGCCGCCGGCCTCCCGAGCCGGGACCGGCCGGGCGAGTCGACCGGGACGCCGGGCCGGCCGAAGCCGAGTCGGTCGTCGAGGGCCCCGCCCTCTCCCCGGCCGAGCGCTACCTCGACGTCCCCCCCTATGGCGCCGAGCTCGTCGACGACAGCGGCTTCACCCTGGCCACCACCTTCATGGCCCCGGTGGCCGACCGGGGCGACCTCGACCAGGTCGCCGCGGCGATCCGGGATCGGGCCCGACGGGGGATCGCCGAGGTCGAGCGGACGCTGGCGAAGGTCGACCCGGACGACCCCGAGGGGCCGCAGCTCGTCGTGAAGTTCCGACGCGAGCTCGCCCTGCTCCACCTCTACGAGGGGGACTTCGCCGAGGCCGACCACCAGCTCGGACTCGCGGCGGAGGCGGCAGAGGACCCGCTCGTGCCGGTCGGCCTGCGGGCGAACCTCGAAGCCCTCCGCGCCGTGGCGGCCCTGCGGAGGGGGGAGACGGAGAACTGCGTCGCCTGCGTCGGCCCGTCGAGCTGCCTCTGGCCGATCGCCCCGGAGGCGGTCCATCTGCTCCCCGGCGGCGCGTCCGAGGCGGTCGACCGGCTCTCGGCCTACATCGAGCAACGCCCGGAGGACCTGGCCATGCGGTGGGTCCTGGGGATCGCCCTGACGGTCCTCGGCCGGGACCCCTCCGGCGTCCTCCCCCTCGAACCCCCGGCCCTCGACACCGCCATCCGGCGCCTCGACAACGTCGCCCTGCCCGCCGGGCTGCTGGCCGGGGGGCCGGACATGGCCGGCGGCAGCGCCTTCGACGACTTCGACGGCGACGGCCTGCCCGACCTCTTCTGGACCTCCTACGAGACCGACTCCGGCGCCCGGCTGTTCCTCAACGAAGGCGACGGGACGTTCTCCGACGCCTCCGCCGACGCCGGGCTCGACGGCCAGATCCTCGCCGTCAATTGCACTCACGCGGATTTCGACAACGACGGAAACCTCGACGTCC carries:
- a CDS encoding DUF3179 domain-containing (seleno)protein — protein: MRKHLHLIGLVAASLLALKVVIPVAEREPPDRQEDAPGPFTKPMLILGPMAPMVDIPTADASRASDLIRREESVLGVEINGEARAYPIEMMRYLEREILNDTLGGVPIAVTWCDRCQSGIVYGREVEGRELTFHVNGMLYHGNMVMVDSETGTLWSQLQGLGLDGSLAGRQLGGFPAVITPWHAWQARHPQTSVLNFDREPEGPSPPPEGEILPHQERLSPGPSKDFLLGINRGDEGRAWKLGDLRRNPVLNELACGIPLVLIHDSESDTFLAFDRRVDGIELTFRGEGGRIVDDQTGSVWDAGSGRAVDGPRSGSILKAVRTTITLASAWEKLYPPGPRP